The Bacillaceae bacterium IKA-2 DNA window AACCCATCGTTCCACCTGGCTTTAATCAATCGTTGTGTAGCTTTGGCGGATTTACGATATTTCTTGTTAGTTACATTGTTGAGATAGGTTACTATCTCGACGTAAGGTATTAGTTCTTTATCTAGTTCTTTATCTAGTTCTTTATCTAGTTCTAGTTCTAGTTCTGTTTCGTGACATGGTGTGACAGTCACGTGACTGTCACGTGACATAGGTAACTTTAATCTTTCTCGTTCTTTTTGTTTTCTTAACCTATTTTGTTCTCTGATATTATCCAAGCCAGCTATGTTTTGGTGTTTTTCCCAATTCGTTATGCTAATGAAATCATTTTCATCGATTTCAATCATCCCAAATTGTTTAAATGTACTGAGCGCTAACCTAACGATATTTAAGGGGCGATTAAATATCGCCGATAACATTTCATCTGTGTAAGGGATGTTTTCACTTAAAAAAATATATCCATTAACATTGGTTTTTCCTGCTTGAGATAATAGTTTTATCCAGACAATTAATATCGCATCAGCTTCCGGTAGCGCTTCAATTAAACGAATTTTTTCATCGTCAAACATGTGTGTTGATAGCTTTATCCACTTTACTTCCGCCACACTCATACACATCCATTCTTGGACTCACCAATTTTGGAGAGTCGTGTTGATTTACAAAAGCAATAGCTTCATTTAGTTTAGATCGAGGTATATCTCGATAAGACGTAACCTTAAATTGCTTTTTTAACTCGCTATACAATTTTGAAAAATACTTTCTACGTGCATTATCTTTAATGTGGTGAAACCGAGTATGAATTCTCGCCGCCACAACTCGTCGCAATTGTTTTTGTTCAGTTGATAATAGTGTGTTATGTTGACTCTCCAAGATTTGACGAGTCCTATTAAATTCATTGATATAGCGCTCTTTAAATTGCATCGCTTTGTCGCCAGAGTACCCCATCGCTAACATAGAAAATCCATCGAATGTAACAATAAACATTGGCATTACGCGACTTTGTTTGTTTCTATAAGTGGACTCTCCAAAATTGGTGAGTCGAAATTGATCGGAACATTTTAAGTTGCGGATATCTCTCAATACTTTGTCGTGTCCTTTTTGAAAAGCTTCTGCAATTATCAGACTATCCGTCACCGGCTTTTCGTTTTCAATAAATACAAGCTTATTTTCAATAGACGCTAGCACTGCTTGTCCTCCTTTCTAGCTGATTCTATACATCCCTTTATCAATAGAATTTACAATGGTTTTAAAACCTAATAATTTAAAGTGGTGTGTAATTACTGATTTTTCTAAACTTAGTTTCATATCATCCAATGAAGAAATATCAAGTAAATTTTCTGCTTCACAATGAATTTTAGCTAGTTGTTTACTTAAAAAAGCTAGGTCCTTACCTTCCTGAAGCTTAGAAAAATATCTCTTGAAATCTGAGTCTTTCAACTCATCAATCTTTTCGAAAAGAGTTTCTAAGTTTCCGTGTAAAGCGATTAAAGGATACACCGCCTTTTCCCCTACTCCTTTTACCCCAGGAATGTTATCGCTTGTATCTCCAAGTAATGCTTTGCAATCAACCCACTGTTCTGGAGTTATATTAAACTTTTCTTTAAGATGGTCCGGGGTTATTCTTTGTTCGTCATTACCTTTTCTTATTAACTGACTTGTATTTTCAGACAAAAGTTGAAATAAATCTTTATCATTAGAAATCATCCCGACGATTGAATTACCTTTTTCGCGTCTCCACATTGCGTTTATGGTTCCGATCGCGTCGTCAGCTTCTATTTCTTCGTGTGAATATTGTGCTATCCCTAAGTTTGAAAAAAGCTTTTGAGCGGTCACGAATTGTTGTTTTAGTTCTGGATCTGACTCCTTACGATTCGCCTTGTATTCAGGATATAACTTTCTCCTAAACGTTTTGTCTCTCCCTTTATCCCAACAAATTGCAAGGTGAGAAGGGTTAGAACGGCTTATAATATCCATGATCTTTTGAGCCATGATGTAAACACCATTTGTATAAAGTCCGTCACTACTCTTTAACATGCTCTTTTTAGTGGCATGGTAGCCAGTTGTGAGGACGTTGCTGCCATCGATCAAGATTAAGCGCTCGATGTTTTTATTCTGCTTAGGTACGACTTCGATAATTGGTTTATATGTGATCGAAATGAAATTAGATTTCGAACTAACGAGTATTAAGTCTTTATTTCGTTTTGAAATAGCTTGTTCTAGTTGTTTTAGTTGATAAATAAAGTCGTTTACAGTCACTCCGGAACATAGTTGATTTTCGTTTAATTCAACCTTTACTGGTGGATCGCTATCGATTACTAGAATAATATTTTTCATGTTTGATACATCTACTAAATTAATGTTTCTGACAACCTGATCACCAGTAAAACGTTTTTCTAATTGCGAAACTAAGCTTTGAAAAGATGCTCTTGTCGCTTTGCTCATTTCAGTAGCTGGTAACATAACCATACAAATATTTTTAGTTTGCTTTTTTGGTTCATATCCACCTTTAGCCATTAAAAACCTCCTACTGGATATTTTTAAATGAATTGCATATAATAGAGTTAAATAAGAATTTCTTAAGTGACCTTTTCACGTTGCATCGTGAGAGGTCTTTTCACTTTCTGTACCGCTACTATTTCATGCGAAAATTCAAACAGTTCGGACATACAATTCGGACAACTTTTTACCTCTTCATCTTTTTCAGTTGCAAATGATCTGTTGCATTCACCACACTCATACACATCCATTTCCATATGGTTGACACTTTCAGTATCTGTTCTAGGAGAGGCTTTTTTTAACTTCATACTTCTCTGCTTCTTCCATACTCAATCTCCTTTCAAAAAATTGGTATCCACATTTAGCTATTACAACAATAAATGAATGATGGTGGCATTCACTTTTTTCCGACGACCTTAGTGAGAATGGTGTTTTTTCACTCCCTTTCTTGGTGCAGGATACCGACACACCGTTGAGCACACGATTTGTTTATGAAATTTCTGCGATGTGATAGGGGGAATACCCTTAAATCGCGAGCTCAACGGAAGGCCTTAGCCTATCCGACTTGCATTATGTATATCTAGATGCTAAAATTTAATTAATCGATTTAAACGGCTTTGTAAGCCATGGCACTAACTGTTACAGCAGTTGGTGCTTTTACTATTTTCGGACCGTGTTGTCTTTGGAAATTAATTCGAATTAACGTAACCTCAGACGCAATCTTATAAAAATTATCAGCTTCGTAAGGTTTCCCTATCATTTCTAGAAAATCGCCGCGCTTCATCAACGATGTGACGATTAGCTTCATTTCCATTCCATCAAGTTCAACTTCTTTTCCTTGGCCAAAAACTTTTTTATACATAACATCAAATAATTGTCGGTAGCTACCTTTTAGTTCCGAGCGCCGGGCGTGAATAGCATGGAGTATTCTGCCGAAATTAATTGAATTGAACGGTCTAAGTGTTTGTGTCTTCATTTGTAAATCCCCCTTTTAAATTTGAGTAATTAAAGATAATTGCGTAATCATAAGCACTTTCTGCTTCCGTTAACGCTTGCCATAGTTGTTTGAGTAATTCTTCTGTCATGTTTAAACCTTTCACAGAACGACAGTAAATTTAATGATCGCCCTTTTGTGTTATAAAATTACTAATATTGACAACAAATTTCGCCGTTATGGTAAAAAATAATGGCTCGGTGAGAGCCTTTAATTAATTATTTTTGCTCTTACAAAACGAGATATTAAATCGTCGTTTAGCTTTTGGAAACCTTTGACGTCGTTTTTTTCTTCAGCGATATAACCCTTAATCGTTTCTTCATAACCTTCTTTATATTTTTCTGAATAATGGCCGCTTTCAAGACCTTGTTCATATTCTTTAATTTTTAAATCCGATCTTTCTTTTTGTTTTGTAATACCGTGCAAAATTTTAAAAAAGTTCTTGTTCGGTGATTTCAATTTTTATTTTTTGCATTAGTACCAGCACCCCCTCGTGTCGTAATGAAACCAATCAGTTTTACCCTTCCAGAAAACGTGTAAGCACCTCTCTTTAGAAATCCACTTGATTTCTTTTAATTGTTTAGGTTCATACTTTTTTCTCATTTCAGTTCCCATTGCAGCTAAGTGGCTTTTATAGACACGTACAAACAGCTGTTGCTGCTGCTCTGTTAACTTTGAAAACCCTTTAATTTTCGAAAAAACTGTTGAGCTCATGGTCAAGCCTCCTTTCTATCTTTCCAATTTTGATATTTTGGATTTTCTTCAAGCCAATTCAGCAAAAAAAATTCAGCTTTCCGCGCTGGAAAGTACCACTTTGCCCCTACTTTTTGTTTAGGAAAATCAGGATGGAAAAAGAATTGCTCTTGAATGGTGCTCCAACTCATTCTCGTTTGCTTCAGCAATTCTTTTCTGTCCCAGAACAACGTTTTGTTATCTAACAGATCCAACCGTTTTTTTATTTCTTGCATGTAAAGCGCTTCAATCTTTTTTTCATCAACAGAAATATTTATCAAGGTTCTCTCTCCTTTCTGTTAGGTTGAATTTGTTTTTAAAGGATTTATCTCTCTATCTGTCGAATTATGGAAAGGAAGGGAGGTGATTACTATGAACTTCATAAAAAAATTATTTAAAAAGAAACCAAATAATGTGACCGTAAGTGTTACGAGTTATACTTCAATACCAAAACCTATATCACTTAATAGTGTTTATACAGGTGAAGATTTCTTCTCGATACGCAAAAATATATTAGAGATAAAAAGAGATAAAAAATTAACACAGAAACAGTTATCAGATTGTCTTGGTTTTAAAAGCAACAGTTTCGTTTCTAAACTAGAACGATGTGAGATGCAAAAAATTGATCATGAACATGTCGATAAATTAGCTAATTGTCTTAATGTTGAAATTAGTCAATTGTTAATAGGTGAAGAAAAAATATAGCTATATTTATCAAAAAATTTTAGCCTCTGTTCCAGCAGGGGCTTTCTTCTCGTCCGTACTGATATTAATCACTTTTTTCACCTCTCGCATAAAATAGCGACTACCTGGTTAGATTATATTAGAAACGTATCGTTTCTAATATCTGCAAAAAAAAGTTCGTCAATAGAAACTTTATAAAAGTCTGCAATTTTTTTTGCTAAATGTAACGAAGGTGTACGATCCCCTCTTTCAACCGCGCCGAGCATTTGAGGCGTTATTCCGATAGTTAAGGCAATCTCGACTAGCGGTCGATTGTTTCTTAGTTGTATAAGTTTTATTCTCATTTTGTCTTATTCACCCTCTTTCAGAAACAACGTGTTTCCTTCTATAAACATCATAAAGGAAACAGATCGTTTCTGTCAACAGTTTTTTTTAGAAACTTTTTGTTTCTTGTGTAGAAATAGAAACGAAAAGTTTCTTATAATAGAATCGTGACTGCTTATTACATCAGAAACATCAAACGAGGTGATTTTATGTTCGGCAAGAGGCTTGCAGAATTAAGGAAGTTAAAAAAGCTGAGTCAATACGAATTGGCGGAGAGGTTAGACTATTCGAGAGGACAACTATCTAATTATGAGCAAGGTAGCAGAGAGCCCGATTATAGTACTTTGTGTAAAATTGCAAATTTCTTTGAGGTATCTGTTGACTATTTAATCGGGCATTCAGATGAAACTACTTTGTCAAAAAAGGATCAGTTTATACAAGATAACGTTTTTTCTTTAGAAGAGTTAAGAAAAAAGTATAATGTCACGCTAGACGGAAAAGAAACAACAGATGAAGAACTTAAAAACGCTATTGCTTTGATCCGTTCTTTACGGTTGATGAAATAATTTCTTTTATTAGTTTTTTAAATACGTCATTTAGCTCGATGTTTATTTTTTTATCACTCATAATAAAAATTCCCCCTAAATAAATAATGAAAGGTACGGTGTCTTTTTGGCTTACAATGTCGAAAGGTGCCTACTTCGTGAACAGCTTAGAAAAGTTAATATGACACAACAAGAACTCGCTAATCGTCTGGGTATCACAAAACAACAAGTAAATAAATATGTAAAAAAAGAGCACGTAATGACATTAAAAACCGCTAAAAATATAGCGGAAATTTTAAACTGTGACATAGACGACTTGTACGAGTGGGGATTGAAGTAGGTATAAGGGTAGATTTTATGTCTACTCTGCGACAAAAGTAACCAAGTTTGATTACTTAATGCCGATAACGGTGCTCATTTCCAATAACCAGTATCTGATTTAGAAAATTGCGTAATATTATTTTTTTTGATAAAATACAAACAAGCGTTCTTATTTACTTATAATATCATTTTAGTATGGTTTAATAAATTAATCTATACTTTCGACAAAAATACCTAAAAAATCCTACAAATTATTTTAAAAGTTGTCTTTTTTAAACAAATTTCGACAAAAAGAAAGAAGTGATAAAGATGGCCACATTCAGAGAATTAAAAAGTGGTAAATGGCAAGCTCGAGTGTCGAGAGAAGGCCAGGAATTTAGCATAGGTACGTTTAGAACAAAAAAAGAAGCGAGGATTGAAGCTGGTAAGGTCGAAGAGCGAATTTATTATGGTCAAGCGCTCAATGATAGAAATATGTTATTTTTAGAAGTAGCAAATGAATGGCTGCATGAACATAAAAAATCCACGGTTAAAGAATCTACTTTTGAACAATTGGAAGTGATTGTTCGGATTCACATCCTACCCCCGTTTATTCATAAGCGCATTATGAGTATCAATCGGGCGGATATAAAACGCTGGCTTAAAAAATATGCTGACAATACTCCTGGCGACATCAATTATTCGCATGGTTCACAGTTAAAATATTTATCTGTTTTAAAAAGTATTTTTCACTATGCCGTCCACGAGTTGGAGGTGCTGGAAAAAAACCCAGCTGATCGTTTACAAGTTCCAGTACAGGACAAGGTAAGCGTTAATAAAGATACGAAATACTATGGCCTAAGCGAATTAAACAAGTTACTTGATTTCATGAAAACATATAACCACCAACGTTTTAAAAATTATCAAATTTATTATGTATTGATGTACTTTTTATCTCAAACAGGTCTGCGGATCAGTGAAGCTTTAGCACTAAAATGGACGGATGTTAACGGGGATAAATTGACAGTCGAAAGACAAACCAGTAGGGGGAATAACAACGAATTAAAGATCACAACCCTTAAAAACACATCATCATACAGAACGATCGGACTTAATGAGGACTTGGTACGTGAATTAAAAAAATTCAAACTAAAGCAAAATGAAATGATTTTAGGTGATAAATCTTTTAGTAAAAATGGAGAGAGTATTATTTTTCAAAATTTTTTAGGGAACTATTTGACGCCTTCCACAGTACGTGACTCAATCAAGGATTATTGTCATAAAGCTGGAGTTGATTATAAAGGTACACATGGATTTAGGCACACGCACGCTGTCTTGCTAATAGAAGCCGGCGCAAGCATTAAGTATGTATCCAGTCGATTAGGTCACAAGACGATCAAAACAACGGCTGACACTTATCTGGATATCACAGATAAAATAGAAAAAGACGAACTAGAAAAGTTCGCCTCTTACACTAAAAGAAAATCCTGATCGGCACGATATCGGCACGAATGTTTTTTCTTTCTTTTTAAATGCCTTATAAAGGCTGTTACATCAACGTTTATAAGGTGTTAACCGATACTACCTTCCATTTCGAACTTAATTAGTCGATTCATTTCTACTGCATATTCCATTGGTAATTCTTTTGTAAATGGCTCAATAAAGCCCATAACGATCATTTCAGTTGCTTCTTGCATTGAAATCCCACGGCTCATCAAGTAGAACAATTGTTCTTCCGACACTTTCGATACGGTAGCTTCATGCTCTAACGTAATGTTATTGTTAAGGATTTCATTGTACGGAATTGTATCTGAAGTTGACTCGTTATCCATAATTAATGTGTCACACTCAATTTTTGACATTGAGCCTTCAGATTTACGACCGAAGTGACAGACACCACGATAGGTTACTTTTCCGCCGTGCTTTGAAATCGATTTAGAGATGATTGTTGATGAACAGTTTGGTGCCAAGTGTGTTACTTTTGCTCCGGCATCCTGGTGCTGTCCTTTACCAGCGATCGCGATTGAAAGGATTGTTCCTTTTGCGCCTTCGCCTTTCATAATAACCGCTGGATATTTCATCGTCAGCTTCGAACCAATGTTACCATCAACCCATTCCATTGTTGCATTTTCATAGGCAACGGCACGTTTTGTCACTAAGTTGAAAATATTAGGTGCCCAGTTTTGGATTGTCGTGTAACGACAGTATGCATTTTTATTAACAACAATTTCGACTACGGCACTATGAAGTGAATTTGTTGAATACGTCGGCGCTGTACAACCTTCAACGTAGTGAATTGAACTATCTTCATCAGCAATAATTAATGTACGCTCAAATTGACCCATATTTTCCGAGTTAATTCGGAAATATGCTTGAAGTGGCGTGTCACACTTTACTCCTTTTGGAACGTATATGAATGAGCCACCTGACCAAACTGCTGAGTTTAATGCTGCGAATTTATTGTCTGACGGCGGAATAATTGTCGCAAAATATTTTCTGAAGATTTCCTCGTTTTCACGCATAGCAGAATCTGTATCTTTAAAGATAACCCCTAAATCCTGTAAGTCTTCTTGCATATTGTGATAAACAACTTCAGATTCATATTGAGCTGATACCCCAGCTAAATACTTTTGCTCAGCTTCTGGAATTCCAAGTTTATCAAACGTATTTTTAATTTCTTCTGGAACTTCATCCCAAGACTTCTCTGATCTTTCTGACGGCTTTACGTAATACGTAATATCATCAAAAACTAAATCAGACATATCTCCGCCAAATGATGGCATCGGCATTTTATAAAATTGCTCTAATGACTTTAAGCGGAATTTCAACATCCACTCAGGTTCATTTTTAATTTTCGAAATTTGCATAACAATTTCCTTTGTTAAGCCTTTTCCAGCACGGAAAATCGAGACGTCTTTATCCGAAAAACCGTATTGATATTCTCCTATTTCAGGCATTTTTTTCGCCATGAGAAACCCTCCTTTTTTTTACCTCAACCTTAATCTTAACTTTCGAGCAGTTAACGTAAAGGTCTGCTTACTACAAACGCAAGATGAATGAGTGGCTTGGATTTTACTTCAATATTTAATCCTTACTCTTCGTTAAGTCCCTTTTCCATTGCCTTCCATGCTAATGTTGCACATTTAATACGGGCCGGAAATTTACATACACCTTGCAGTGCTTCTATATCACCTAAATCATACTTTTCATGATC harbors:
- a CDS encoding site-specific integrase — translated: MATFRELKSGKWQARVSREGQEFSIGTFRTKKEARIEAGKVEERIYYGQALNDRNMLFLEVANEWLHEHKKSTVKESTFEQLEVIVRIHILPPFIHKRIMSINRADIKRWLKKYADNTPGDINYSHGSQLKYLSVLKSIFHYAVHELEVLEKNPADRLQVPVQDKVSVNKDTKYYGLSELNKLLDFMKTYNHQRFKNYQIYYVLMYFLSQTGLRISEALALKWTDVNGDKLTVERQTSRGNNNELKITTLKNTSSYRTIGLNEDLVRELKKFKLKQNEMILGDKSFSKNGESIIFQNFLGNYLTPSTVRDSIKDYCHKAGVDYKGTHGFRHTHAVLLIEAGASIKYVSSRLGHKTIKTTADTYLDITDKIEKDELEKFASYTKRKS
- a CDS encoding helix-turn-helix transcriptional regulator, which gives rise to MFGKRLAELRKLKKLSQYELAERLDYSRGQLSNYEQGSREPDYSTLCKIANFFEVSVDYLIGHSDETTLSKKDQFIQDNVFSLEELRKKYNVTLDGKETTDEELKNAIALIRSLRLMK
- a CDS encoding helix-turn-helix domain-containing protein is translated as MRIKLIQLRNNRPLVEIALTIGITPQMLGAVERGDRTPSLHLAKKIADFYKVSIDELFFADIRNDTFLI
- a CDS encoding group-specific protein gives rise to the protein MINISVDEKKIEALYMQEIKKRLDLLDNKTLFWDRKELLKQTRMSWSTIQEQFFFHPDFPKQKVGAKWYFPARKAEFFLLNWLEENPKYQNWKDRKEA
- a CDS encoding Rha family transcriptional regulator, whose amino-acid sequence is MLASIENKLVFIENEKPVTDSLIIAEAFQKGHDKVLRDIRNLKCSDQFRLTNFGESTYRNKQSRVMPMFIVTFDGFSMLAMGYSGDKAMQFKERYINEFNRTRQILESQHNTLLSTEQKQLRRVVAARIHTRFHHIKDNARRKYFSKLYSELKKQFKVTSYRDIPRSKLNEAIAFVNQHDSPKLVSPRMDVYECGGSKVDKAINTHV
- the sufB gene encoding Fe-S cluster assembly protein SufB, translating into MAKKMPEIGEYQYGFSDKDVSIFRAGKGLTKEIVMQISKIKNEPEWMLKFRLKSLEQFYKMPMPSFGGDMSDLVFDDITYYVKPSERSEKSWDEVPEEIKNTFDKLGIPEAEQKYLAGVSAQYESEVVYHNMQEDLQDLGVIFKDTDSAMRENEEIFRKYFATIIPPSDNKFAALNSAVWSGGSFIYVPKGVKCDTPLQAYFRINSENMGQFERTLIIADEDSSIHYVEGCTAPTYSTNSLHSAVVEIVVNKNAYCRYTTIQNWAPNIFNLVTKRAVAYENATMEWVDGNIGSKLTMKYPAVIMKGEGAKGTILSIAIAGKGQHQDAGAKVTHLAPNCSSTIISKSISKHGGKVTYRGVCHFGRKSEGSMSKIECDTLIMDNESTSDTIPYNEILNNNITLEHEATVSKVSEEQLFYLMSRGISMQEATEMIVMGFIEPFTKELPMEYAVEMNRLIKFEMEGSIG
- a CDS encoding 5'-3' exonuclease H3TH domain-containing protein, which produces MAKGGYEPKKQTKNICMVMLPATEMSKATRASFQSLVSQLEKRFTGDQVVRNINLVDVSNMKNIILVIDSDPPVKVELNENQLCSGVTVNDFIYQLKQLEQAISKRNKDLILVSSKSNFISITYKPIIEVVPKQNKNIERLILIDGSNVLTTGYHATKKSMLKSSDGLYTNGVYIMAQKIMDIISRSNPSHLAICWDKGRDKTFRRKLYPEYKANRKESDPELKQQFVTAQKLFSNLGIAQYSHEEIEADDAIGTINAMWRREKGNSIVGMISNDKDLFQLLSENTSQLIRKGNDEQRITPDHLKEKFNITPEQWVDCKALLGDTSDNIPGVKGVGEKAVYPLIALHGNLETLFEKIDELKDSDFKRYFSKLQEGKDLAFLSKQLAKIHCEAENLLDISSLDDMKLSLEKSVITHHFKLLGFKTIVNSIDKGMYRIS
- a CDS encoding helix-turn-helix transcriptional regulator, with amino-acid sequence MAYNVERCLLREQLRKVNMTQQELANRLGITKQQVNKYVKKEHVMTLKTAKNIAEILNCDIDDLYEWGLK
- a CDS encoding helix-turn-helix transcriptional regulator, with protein sequence MNFIKKLFKKKPNNVTVSVTSYTSIPKPISLNSVYTGEDFFSIRKNILEIKRDKKLTQKQLSDCLGFKSNSFVSKLERCEMQKIDHEHVDKLANCLNVEISQLLIGEEKI
- a CDS encoding phage replisome organizer N-terminal domain-containing protein is translated as MSVAEVKWIKLSTHMFDDEKIRLIEALPEADAILIVWIKLLSQAGKTNVNGYIFLSENIPYTDEMLSAIFNRPLNIVRLALSTFKQFGMIEIDENDFISITNWEKHQNIAGLDNIREQNRLRKQKERERLKLPMSRDSHVTVTPCHETELELELDKELDKELDKELIPYVEIVTYLNNVTNKKYRKSAKATQRLIKARWNDGFRINDFKKVIDNKSSQWLKDLNMNKYLRPETLFGTRFESYLNENEVKHEEPAKPVDDKFRGIELFK